TATTAGAGAAATCAGACGCTGGTGAACATGGCTTAATGACACATCTCAGTAACACAGTTAAACAACAAACTTATCTACTTGGACAGAATGTTGTCATGATGAAAACCTAGTAAATTATTGGTACATAGGGGCATACAGGGCGAACATGGACATCTATGCTTGATGCAAGCACCAATAGCTGCTGTGATAATGCCTGCCACTTTGAAGTCTGTCCTAGTCATCTTCTCGGTTTAGCAGTCTGTACACGAACATGGCAAATAACAGTGTGCCACCAACTAAAAACTAACCTtaggtagctaacgttagctaaaatACTAAGGTAACCTAACGTTACCCTACCCAAGCCAGCTAGCTAGATGTTCAGACGTGCAAGCTCGCTAACGTTACTAGTTcgccagctaacgttagtaaACGGCTTAAGAATACCTCAGTGTTACTTGTGAGTATTTTCCCAACTTTCAGTGTCCTCTTTGTGTGCGTCCTCTGGTTACTTAGCTGCGTGTTTCTGACTCATCTGTGCCCTCCTGTAGCGTCTTAGCTTAGCCTCTACCTAGATCTGAGCCTGCTGTTTGCCTAGCATCTTTACTAGCCTAGTTTCTAGCCAAGTTGGCTGTGTTGTTAGTGTCTTAGCCTACTGTTTCCTTGCATTATGAGTGTTATCAATATCTGAGTGTTAACAACTACAAACTGAAATACTGTTCCCAAACAAGAAGCTTAGGTTGAGACTTACCTTGAAGGTGGTAAACCAAGACAGCGACTTTCTGATGCTGAGGTAAATTAAGTTGACGTTCCCCAAACAGAGGGGCGGGAGATACGTGGTTTTGATGGACACTTCTGTCAGCCAATGGAGATACTAGTTAAATAGACGATGTGATTTAACAGGTTTTCATTGGTCATTTAGATGTCAAAGGCTAACAGTAGACAGATGTGAATGGCCACATTCCATATATGGTAAAAAGTAAAAACCGCTAAAAGTGGAGATACGTGGTTTTCATGAGACAGCAACGTATGTACATATATAggcctgaaacacattttgttgttgttgatatgaggtctgggactgctttaatagattttgcttaaagaataaggcattctaagtagaaaccacttcatgcgtaatgccccaCGCATGTTTCAAACACATgtagattttgatcgtaccaaagaacaaattcagttaaagggtaacttaggtatttttcaacctggaccctattttcccatctttttgtgtctaagtgactaaaggggacaacaatttttgaaatttgtccagtattgagcgagactgcatcgccggcagccgcgaaacaggctgcaatgtaatccggtctgtgtgtaacttcctgcaacaactcaactctcgcgagacttgagtgagacttggttacacacagaccggatcaagcgaaaggtaaagaaaaacgtttaatttctctgtagggtcctttccataatgttgtcagacacttataataacaatctgagcctgtcagtggcaaaaacaagcacttttagtggacgtacattgacggtatGCAAATGAGTAGCTGCCCCACCAAGCCtaattgtgttcattttttgcTTTAGTGCTTGTATATTTTTTCAGCACTATATGTAGCAAATAAACTATctgtttttgtgcattatacagtttcccaccttttctatttcaTGTTTCTCTGACCCATTGGGGACCGAtttttccactgcctttttGTGTGGAGCCTTCTGAAGGTGTCAGGGCCCTAATTCAACGAAACTGTAATAGtaggtgcccacttgataaccccaatgacaaATCCACTCTTACCCAACTCTCTTTCCCCTAATATCCAAGGTAGCTTTCTACATAGGTGTTCACCCAAGAGAACAAGAGGAAAATTACATGAGAAGCTGTGCATTGTTCAATGTTAAAATCGCTGTTATCATCAGATTCATATAAAATAGCAAGTGATGAATGATGGGAGATGGATTGATGATGGAGTGggtgataaatgataaatgtgaTTTGAGCTTTTGAAAGATGATATTAAGCAAAATAATGAGGGAAGGGAAGTCACTTGTAAATCTTATTGAAGCTTAACATCACATAACAAAAACTTGTTACAAAGCTATGGAACCCTTATCATTGGCTTATGCACTAAGCCTAAACCAATGACAAGTGTTCCTAATTACTCATCATGAATATATCGCATGCAAACAGATTACAGAATACACAGTTACCCACATCTTATTGGCCAAAAGAAGATTGCATTAATTATGGAAATAGGTTAGGGATTGAAAGTCAAGTCCACAGTTACTGTTCAGTGGGACAGATCTGGATTCACACCATCATAGATGCATTAACCATCTTCAGGGTTAACAGGGATGGTAtgaaaaaataaactgaaaatcaCTTCCTTCCAGGAAACAGATATTATTGCAATTGCATAATCTTGCTGAAATAAATATTATTGTAAATGTGATTGACATTATCTGTTTTgattattaatttaaaattgAAAACCTTATTTAGCAGGACGGCAGAAACCAGAAGGCATGGAACCTGAATTCATTTTCAACAGGACTGATGTTGTTAAGGACATACATCTCTGTTATGAATCAGAAAATGTATCTTGCATAATGGCAATCACCCCTTCAACAATACGTgtgttattatatatttttcttgGCTCATTAGCTGTTTTCACAATGTGTGGAAACCTTCTCATAATAATCTCCATCATTTACTTCAAACAGCTCCACACTCCAACTAactacctcatcctctctctggctgtggcTGACCTCCTTGTTGGGGCTTTAGTCATACCATTCAACATAGCACTCTCTGTAAGCTCATGTTGGTATCTTGCAGATTTAATTTGTAATATAGGACGCAGCCTTGATGTTTCATTAACTACATCTTCTATTCTGaacttatgttttatttctattgacAGATATTATGCAGTGTGTCAGCCTCTGAGGTATAGAAGTAAAATGAATTCTCATGCTGCTGTGATCATGATCGTGGTGAGCTGGGGTGTTTCTGCCCTAGTTGGAATTGGAATCATAATTATGGGACTTAATGAAGGAAAATGTGAAGGAcgatgtttttcatttcatattccACTTTCAAGCATAATCGGCCCTGTTCTCTCATTTTACCTCCCAGCAATCATAATGCTCAGTACCTACCTAAAGATTTTCCTGGTGGCACAGAGACAGGCACTCAGCATCCagaacacaaactgtcagagcATAAAGTCTGGAGCATCTGTCagtaagatggagagaaaggccaCAAAAACTTTGGCAATCGTTATGGGAGCTTTTCTGATCTGTTGGACTCCTTTCTTTATTGGTATGACTTTAAACCCGTTAATTAATTATTCAATTTCAATACCTGTaattgaaatatttatttttctcggATGGTCAAATTCAATGCTCAATCCATTTGTTTATGCATTCTTTTACAGCTGGTTCCGGGTGGCTTTCAGAATGATCATTTCTGGTAAAATATTTCAAGGTGATTTTGCAAACTCAAAACTGTTTTGATTGAGTCACTGGAGTGCTGAAGTACTAAcatgtcaataaatatgtttgGTACAATATACAATTTATTTCAACTTTATCTCTTGTATATTTATTCAATTTATTCTAAGTTTTCCTGCATCGACCCAAAACAGGGTTAGTTCAGAACATTAATGCATGTAAGCATAGCCAGAGACAGATTTCTCTAATAGCCTACATAGTTAAGCTAAGCAATGAGTACTGTAGACTGAGTAAAAGTCTACTTaaaaactttttcttttttaggaaGTAATTTCAAATGAATAAAACTTTGTCCACCGCAGTGGAAATTTCAATCATCAAtcatgcaaacaaaaacaatgcttgGAATGCAGTAACAAGGTTATGTCTTAACATTTTTGTGATTAAACATATTACTGATTTTGCCAGCCTACACTCCTCACACAAGGCATTCCAAAACCTAGGGGCTGAGGAGGTCTGGTCATCTGTTGTCTTTAGTTTAGACTTAGAATAATTTGGACATTTGGGAAGTTAGGCTTATTCTACTTTTATATTCATTGCAAGGCTTGCTGTATGAGAGCATCAGCCTCAGGTTCTCAGGCTGCACTCTGTTTGAAGCCTGGCTAAATTGTACCCTgaaagtaatcagtaaaattaaataataatttacAGGCAGCAAGTGCAGAGATGCTACTCTTTGAGCTTTGTGATGTGCCAATAACGCAACATGTGCACCATGGTTGTTGGCagttagttgttgtttttgtaaatgGATCAAGTCAATAAATGATGTAATAACTGTGTCCTGTGTCATTTCTATGGACATCATTTCACTCATTTAAAGGATGGAATTTTTGGTAAACTGGAACTAAAAGTCTTATTAATTTTTTTCATAGGCTAATAGTAATAGGAATAGCAATCTCATCATAGTGCCCCCTAATGGACaaattatggcatttttttgtGCCAAAATGGACTCTCTGTTGCAGTTGTTATTACAGTTGTTCAATTTTACATTACTGTTAAGCTTGATATAGCTTTAAACAAGACTAGGCtgacctagtgcaagccgggccCTTGATGTCTCGCCTTCTCTTGGCTTTCGCACCCTAGTATAATACGTGTTCTGTACTGCCTTCTGCATTGTAGTGATACTATGTAAGTGGCACTTTGTACAATTTTagaggcccattcacatctagaacgatagctatatataactataactataacaaGATTTAAATCgttctaagtaaatagaatgtctgtgttcacagtacaactataactataaaaacatccaaaatgacaactataactatattgcTGGTTCCATCTCAGCGATTTTTTTGGGATGTAGagacaaatataaaacattgtcaaccaatcaaaataaagttctacaaagGAACGGGTGGGAGAATTTGgtagttcactgcagtgatggcatTGCTTGCTGATGAACTGATTACAGAAGTCCAGAGAAATCCGGTGCTATTTGACAAAGACCttcgcctctaaaaatgttgaaaagaaacgtgacataCTGGTCGGGATCGGAGGagctcttgggattagcggtaagGCATGTTTACTGACTTGGATATACTCGCCAACTAGAGTATTTGCTAGTTATCTTGCTAACTAACAAAATAGCATCatgtcttggccaacctgatCTGCTGAGGGCAAAAGCATTATTATCCTATCTTTTTAATGGCTACAAGGAAGGTAACGATTATTGAAAACCCGTTTAGCCACGGTgaagttacaggtgtttctctcaacatggagaCTAGCTAGCTAGGACGCTTCTGCACATTACATCAATTTCCTTAAAATAATTAGCTGGAGGAGAAATAGGAaacatggaaaataaaaaatgtatacgTGGAAGAACATTCATTTTAACCACTGATATTCTGCCATGTAAATATATATGAAGGGGGGACCAAATGGTGAGgtcttttttgattttggctGCAGCTGCAATGAAATTATCCTTCACAGTTAATTGCAGATTAGGACGGATTTTGATACCCAAATAAGTGAAACCATCTGGTTGCAGTTCTATAGGAACTGAAGGTGGGAGTAAACATTGTTTGGCTGTGTGGTTTAGTGGCATGAGGATGGACTTGGACCAGTTGATTTTGTAACCAGAAAACGAACCGAAGGCCTCATAAATGTTGAGAACATGTGGTACAGTGTTGGGGATGTCGGAAGGACATAGCAaaatatcatcagcataaaggGAAATTACATTTGGGATTCCTTTGACTATGATTGGACAGATTAGAGGACTCTCTCATGGCATGAGCCAGAGGTTCCAGGGAAAGAGCAAACAAAATAGGCGAAAGAGGGCATCCCTGCCGTGCGCCTCTTTGTAGTGTGAATTCAGGGGATGCAGAGTGGCCTATCTGAACTCGTGCTGTGGGGTCACGTGTGTGAGTGCGAATCATATTAATAAATGATGGACCGAAACCATATTTTAGAAGCAATGTCCACAGATAACCCCACTCAACGCAGTCAAACGCCTTTTCCGCATCCAGTGAAAACACAGCGCACAAGACTGGCAGTAGTGGAGCTGCATCCATAATATGAAAGAGTCTACGGATGTTGTCAGAAGGCAGATGGCCTTTCATAAAGCCGGTTTGGTCTGGGTCTACCAACTCTGTGGCAAAGGTCTCTAATCATTTAGACAGAGCCTTAGCAAATATTTTAATATCAGAATTTAATAAAGACTAATCTATAGCTGGAACATTCATAAGGATCCTTATTACTTTTAAGTAGTAAGGAAATAAGAGCAGTTTTTTGGTCCCTATGGAATGCTCCAATTTTGAGAGAATAATTTATGGAATCTAAGATTACTGGACCCACTAGATCCCATACAGCCAATAATAGTTCAGGTGGGATACCATCTAAGCCTGGGGACTTTCATTTTGGCATAGAGTTTGCTGCACCTCTCAATTCATCCAACGTTATAGGAGCATCTAATTGTTTAGATTGGCTAGGTGAAAGTGAAGGTAAAGCTagtgaatttaaaaaaacactcatGTTTCCTGAATGGGAAGAAGTCTCTGAAGTATAGAGATTggagtaaaacattttaaaaattctaTTAATTTCAGATGGAAGATTACATAGTGTGCCTTTGTCATCTTTAATTGCATCAATGGATGCTAACTGCTCtgattgttttaattttaaagCCAGAAGACTACTGGGATGATCATTATTTTCATAATAGTTTTGTCTTGTCCTCATATGAATAAATTCTGCCTTTGAGGAACTTAAAATCTTGAATTGATCCTCTGTGAATTTGGACTTCTGTAGTGTCTCAATTCtagatatttatttttccagtgagataatttgaagATTGCCGGTTTTGCTAAGCTTGGAAGAGAAGGAGATGCAACTTCCTCTAATGTAACATTTAGTGCTTTCCCATAAGGTGTGGTGGTCAATTTCAGGTTGTGTGTTAGTCTCAAGAAATTCTTTAATACCCTTTCTGATATATAGCGTTtattggttaaattacctattccacgtTTGtcagttaaattacctattccaccaacgtcacatACCACAAGTAACCTTACCgtaccgttaaggtttgcaggacagcagaagatgtggatgtctgtaaattgacggcgaagagtgtggctcaaAGTGGGATTCAATACAACATTATCAGTACGggactgaatgtggcatttagcccatagtcgagaggccatctcttagtcaaagactctctagaggccatctcacaaagcgacatctcactaagcgttacctgactgactgactgactaactgactgactaactgactgactgactgactaactgactgactgactgaatgtatgacctgaatttgcctcgtgatgccctcagctgtGCCTTGcgaaaaacactttgttagcctattatttcttacaaaaattataatgagcgtacctttgtgacgccacaaagcaGTAATGCTTGGCTTTATCAaggtgtttttattatttgagAAGGCcatcagtttagtttagttagtttagtcTCAGCATTTAGAACAAGCCTTAATTGACTAAGCTGGGACTGTACCTGGTCAAAAGCATGCTGTAGACTTTCAGTGTGGCCTTATTCAATGAGGGAGCACAGCTGTATATAACACAATCATCAGCATAAAGATGGAAATTAACATCTGGTACATTCTGACCAGGGCAATTTATATAGATAGTGAACAAAAGAGGGCCAAGAACCGAACCCTGAGGGACTCCTTTGTGGACTTCTTTCATGTCAGAGGTGAAGCCCTCTGACTGCATAGCCTGAGTTCTGTTTTTTAGGTAGTTTTAGGTTTGCAAACCAACCTACAGTGTGATCTGAGAAACCTATATTAAATAATCTATTTAAAAGAATACTATGATCAAATGTTTTGGAGAGATCAATAAAAAGAGCAAGACAATGTTGTCTATTATATAGTGCTTCAATGATGTCATTTATGACTTTCATTGCAGCTGTGCCAGTGCTATGATTTTttctgaaaccagactgatgttTAGATAAGATACCATGAGAATGTAAATAGTCTTTGATTTGTTAGCCGACTAGTGACTCAAATACTTTGGCTAagactgataatgtagaaaTCGATAGATACAAAGGCCGATTTCCAGACCAAGGGAATTTCATTTGACAGCAAAGAAAGATTAAACATGTAAGTTAGGGGTCCAGCTGTAAAATCAGCAGCTAATTTTAAAAACATCGGCTCCAGCATATCAGGACCGGCTGATTTATGAGTGCTTAGTTTTGTCAGAGCTCTGTGAACCTCAGCTACAGAAAGTGGAGTATTGAGCtgtctttttaatctttttacaCTCTTTTTAGAAAGAGTGGGAATGGGGTCAGAAAATATACATGTTTTGCCTAGGCTCTGGATTGTGATAGCCAATGACTCTAGTTGTTCACAGAGTTTAATTGATTGTTTATCCATGACATCATTGGTACCCACGTGAACAATCAGTGTGTGAGCTAAGGGATGCAGGTCTGTGAGTACTGGGGACAATTCGATGGTATCTGATACTGAGTCAGACACAACAGAGCTAATTTGACGAGTTTCACCTGGGAATGAGCCGttggtgatgacatcaccactAGCCACAGCAGTGTCCAGTACAATGTTGCGCTTAGGAATCGATGGCTGTTCATCATACCCGTCTGGCGAGAATAGAGGTAGAGAACGCCGTTTCCCCTTTTTCACAACTGATGCCCAAGAGAAAGGATGGGCAGCGGATGTACTGGGGACATCACTTTGCGTCAGATTCCCAGAGCTGGAGGGAGCATCAGGTTGCAGTACAGCCAAccgggagaggagcagggactGCCGCTGGAGGACATCATCTAGGAGGCTCTCGATGGAATGGAGCTCGGATCTCAGACTAGATAGCTCGTACTCCACTGAGGTGAGTGGGGGCATGACGCCCAGGCTCCGATTTGGAGACCGATGCGGTGATATACCCGGGCTCTGGTTTGGAGCCCACTGcagtgatctggatctggggcAGTATCGATGTACAACTGGAAAGCTTGGATAATTCCAGAAAAAACTTCAGAAGGCGCTGAAATTCCCTCGGTGTTGAATTCCCTCGGGATCCCTCGGTTTAGCAACTGGCTGGTTAGCTAGCGACCGATAAGATTCGAGTGGAACATAAAAGTCGTCCACGATCGGGTTGAGTAAAAACAGTGTTGGTAAGAACCGACTAAAACCAATAAGAGCCAGTAAGATCGGTTTAAAAGCAATGGACAGAAAAGTAATAAAAACGCTTACATTTCCCGTAAAACTCAGCAGAACGCCGGTAAGGAAACTCCTAATaaggattgtgtggatttagttggctaccgtgcgttttgataccttcacgatgtttagatagcacatccaactcctttataattaaagaggcaagggaaatcccgttttccatgatatgggacctttaagtccGATGAAGAGTCACTGTGTTCGAAATGTCACTTCTCTGGTCCATTTTAAGCCAACAGGGTCAGCCATCCCATTAGCCTAtagtttttgaaaacaaaattattggGTGTAATATTGTGAACTGCAGTAGGTGTAAACATAAGCGAAAGTTCAGGATAGAGTCAGTAACATGCTGATCAGTCTCAAGCAAAGTAATGAGGGGAGGGAAATTATTTGGAATGCACAAAgtaacaaaatgtattcaagcTTAACATCACATAAAATATCATGTTTTTAAACTGTGGAACCCTTATCATTGGCTTACGCACTAAGCCTAAGCCACTGATAAGTGTTCCTCATTACTCATCATGAATTTATCTCATGCAAACAGAATACACAGTTACCTACATCTTAACAAAAGACTGCATTCATTATGCTAATGAGCAAGGGATTGATAAGTACGAGAGTCAAGTCCAGAGTTACTGCTCAGTGGGGCAGAGATCAAGGATTCACATCATCACCAATCCATAAGCCTTCTTCAGGGTTAACAGGGATGGTATGAAAATTTTTTAATTATAATCACTTTCTTCCAGAAAACAGATATTGCTGCAATTGTATAATCCTGTTGAAAGAAATGCTATTGTAAAtgtgatgtgaaaatgtgagaTTATCTCTGTATTCATGATTCATTTAAAACTGAAAACCTTATTTAGCAGGATAGCAGGAGCCAGAAGGCATGGAACCTGAATTCATTTTCAACAAGACTGATGTTGTTAAGGACATACACCTCTGTTATGAATCAGAAAATGTATCTTGCATAATGGTAATCACCCCTTCAATAATACGTGTGTTGTTATATCTTTTCCTTGGTTCATTATCTGTTCTCACAATGTGTGGAAACCTTCTCATAATAATTTCCATCATTTACTTCAAACAGCTCCACACTCCAGCTAactacctcatcctctctctggctgtggcTGACCTCCTTGTTGGGGCTTTAGTCTTACCTTTCTTCATAGTACTCTCTGTAAACTCATGTTGGTATCTTGCAGATTTAATTTGTAAAATAGGACGCAGCCTTGATGTTTCACTATCTACATCTTCTATTCTGaacttatgttttatttctattgacAGATATTATGCAGTGTGTCAGCCTCTGAGGTATAGAAGTAAAATGAATTCTCATGCTGCTGTTATCATGATCGTGGTGAGCTGGGGTGTTTCTGGCCTACTTGGAATTGGCGTCATAATTATGGGACTTAATGAAGGAAAATGTGAAggaaagtgtttttcatttcacattccaaTTTCAAGCATTCCCGgatgttttttctcatttttcatcCCAGCAATCATAATGCTCAGTATCTACCTAAAGATTTTCCTGGTGGCACAGAGACAGGCACTCAGCATCCagaacacaaactgtcagagcATAAAGTCTGGAGCATCTGTCagtaagatggagagaaaggccaCAAAAACTTTGGCGATTGTTATGGGAGCTTTTCTGATCTGTTGGACTCCTTTCTTTACTGGTATGACGTTAAACCCATTAAGTAATTATTCAATTCCAATACCTGTAATTGAAACATTTGCTTTGCTCGGAAGCTCAAATTCAGTGCTCAATCCTTTTGTTTATGCATTCTTTTACAGCTGGTTCCGGGTGGCTTTCAGAATGATCATTTCTGGCAAAATATTTCAAGGTGATTTTGCAAACTTAAAACTGTTTTGATTTATTGACTGGAGTGCTGAAGTACTAACATGACAATAATTTTTTGGTACAATTGCAAATTTATTTCCACTTCATCTCATGTATATTTACTCAATTTATTACTGTAATCACACACAAAGGCTACCTTTACATGCATGAAGGAACCCAGGTATTGGCTGGGTTAGCTGGGATTATGTTAACATGATCCTTTGATCCTCTGTGATTGAGTATCCCTGTTGTCATGACTAAACCAGTAAACAGAATACTCCTGTCCAGAGATAGAATGGAATGAAACATGTGTCCTTCGGCTACTCACTTTGACTGAGCATTAAGTTACTTTTCATACAAGGAAAAGAACTCAAAAGTGTATATAGTAAAAGCTATACTGCTCACCATCATGGTTTTTGTTGAGATCAAAAAGGTATGCAAAACACTGTGTGAGTCAGAGTTTGTGCAGACAGCAAGTACGCCAGGTGAAGTCAGTAAAATGTTCACATGGTAACCCTTTTGatagtaagccaggcatcttaaccaggtttctcataatagGAGTATGAGCTTTCCCAGGTTATTCTAACAGGGTTACTTGAGTCACCAGGTTAAGAACATGAATCTCAATGCATGTGTGGAAGAAAATTTAACATACATGTAACAGCTTAACTGGTCTCCATCGGGGAATGCACTGTTTCATGATGAATGGTTACCTCACTGTAACCTTTGGGCCATAACTTACTAGGCTAGAGGTCCCTTGACACAAGTGGCTTCTGTCCCAGACTAATCTGTAGATTCTCTCTAAACAAAGACATAACATATGATGCTGTAACCCTTTTCTGTGACCTGTTCCCATGTCTGCACACTCTGTGCGTCCTTGAAAGATGCATAAAGACCAGCTCAAATCTATTCTCCTTcgaagaagtgtatgtagcctatgtgctgtgtgcatctcttcctctcatgagactccttttaataaatatatactcaagtaagacgaacctctgactccagaactttttcctcaacacatgtaaacgtagccataTATAGATGGAATCATGCACAGCTGCTTTTGGTCATTGTGGAATTCTAATAAATTTTGGAATGGAAACATCAAGTGACTCACCACTACTCACTACTCTTTTACAAAATGGCCAAATGTCAGAGAAGAAATATAGCATGCATTGAAACAAAGAGGatgcaaacatacagtacattgatTATTCTAATCAAGTTATAATCTTTTCCTGCGTCAACCCAAAACAGGGTTACTTGTGTAACCAGGTTACGAACATTAATCTCCATGCATATTAACGTAGCCATCTATAGATATTGAGGACTTTGTCCACAAACAATAACCTATGTAGTTAAGCTAAGCAATGTAAATGCCTGAgttaaaaaacataacaaaaaaatgagTACTGTAATTGGCGTAAaacttaaaatattttttttagttagTAATTTCACAGGACtaaaaacaagaggaaacagTATGCAGTCACAGTATAACTATATTGTTTGAAGCTGTGTCTTAGTTTTCTCATGGAAATGCCAATTATTTTGGCATCAAGAAAGGCTGTTTTTGCTCATTGTGGAATTCTAATACAtttttggatggaaacataaagTGGCTCTAGTAACCAGATATTCCTCCAAATGGCcgtaaagaagaagaaacatgcATGCATTGAAACAAAGAGGatgtaaacaaaatatacaaattgCTGGTTTGATGAGGGTGAAAACCTTACAGAGAAATATGTTAAtttactaaaaaataaatataccaATTACAATGcaataactgaatatttggtgCATCATATACTTAAAGGGATAGTCCTACTTACCCAGAGTCAGAACCAAATTCCCCAACTATCCCCTAATCTATATAATTTACTGTTAAAAATAGTATCAGATCTGGGAAGTTAAACTGATTCTACTTTTGTAATCGTTGGAAGGACCGCCACTGCCATATGACAGAATCAGTGAAATGCTTAGATTCTCAGGCTGCAGTTTGGAGCCTGGCTAAATCTTGTCCTGAAAGTAATCGGTAAAATCATGAAATGAAATCTCAAATTTGTGTAGTACGTATTTGTGTTAATGTTCTGTTGTATGCTACTCCAtcctgtttgttgtttgtttgtttgtttgtttgttttttcatttttctattcTTGTTTAAAACGCTAAAATTGAAATAGAAATTccaactacaaaaaaaaaaagaaatgtcaaattaacaggcagcaggagtagAGATGCTAAAATTCTATATAATGCAAAAAGCAATGGATAATATGATACCATCTCTTAGTTTTGGTCAAAAGCTTTGAAGCTGCAATTTGCACTGGCTGCAGACAGGACACAAATTTCTGACATAGGAGTGACTAAAGGGAGGGAGTTACAGTCTaaaggagacaaaataaaagcatggataaCTTTAAGGTCAGAAAATAGATgagaataaagtaaaataaggcAATATTTCTTAACTGGATAAAGCAAGACTGAACAACCCTAATTACTCAACATTACTCCTAAATTCTTT
This genomic stretch from Centroberyx gerrardi isolate f3 chromosome 18, fCenGer3.hap1.cur.20231027, whole genome shotgun sequence harbors:
- the LOC139922100 gene encoding trace amine-associated receptor 1-like translates to MEPEFIFNRTDVVKDIHLCYESENVSCIMAITPSTIRVLLYIFLGSLAVFTMCGNLLIIISIIYFKQLHTPTNYLILSLAVADLLVGALVIPFNIALSVSSCWYLADLICNIGRSLDVSLTTSSILNLCFISIDRYYAVCQPLRYRSKMNSHAAVIMIVVSWGVSALVGIGIIIMGLNEGKCEGRCFSFHIPLSSIIGPVLSFYLPAIIMLSTYLKIFLVAQRQALSIQNTNCQSIKSGASVSKMERKATKTLAIVMGAFLICWTPFFIAGSGWLSE
- the LOC139922103 gene encoding trace amine-associated receptor 1-like, whose amino-acid sequence is MEPEFIFNKTDVVKDIHLCYESENVSCIMVITPSIIRVLLYLFLGSLSVLTMCGNLLIIISIIYFKQLHTPANYLILSLAVADLLVGALVLPFFIVLSVNSCWYLADLICKIGRSLDVSLSTSSILNLCFISIDRYYAVCQPLRYRSKMNSHAAVIMIVVSWGVSGLLGIGVIIMGLNEGKCEGKCFSFHIPISSIPGCFFSFFIPAIIMLSIYLKIFLVAQRQALSIQNTNCQSIKSGASVSKMERKATKTLAIVMGAFLICWTPFFTGMTLNPLSNYSIPIPVIETFALLGSSNSVLNPFVYAFFYSWFRVAFRMIISGKIFQGDFANLKLF